A section of the Deltaproteobacteria bacterium genome encodes:
- a CDS encoding HlyC/CorC family transporter: protein MRSSNARSCKILAVIFLSVFAGATVAGGTENGILPIVEGSKTDVVLLIVFVLLALVFSFVCSIAEAVLLSITPSFIESLREKQPERAGLLKRLRQERIDQSLAAILTLNTIAHTVGAVVAGAQATVVFGSVWIGLFSAVMTLMILFFSEIIPKTIGAVYWPKFVGITALFIQGLIISLYPLVWIAEGLTRLIARGKVEHVFSRDEFVAMADVGEQTGQIDEQESQFIRNLFQFGSLQVTDIMTPRVVISALPQDMMVAEALKDVTEAPFSRLPVYETDIDNITGFVLKDEILMSTSLGRGDVKLDALKRSVHFVPELMPLSMLLEFLLDHRQHIAIVVNEYGGTSGLVTLEDVLETLLGMEIQDEMDDVEDMRVLARQQWKKRAKALGIKVEITEESQAGKGDPAN from the coding sequence ATGAGATCATCAAACGCACGTTCATGCAAGATATTAGCAGTTATCTTCCTGTCGGTTTTTGCCGGAGCTACCGTTGCAGGAGGTACTGAAAACGGAATATTGCCGATTGTTGAAGGCTCAAAGACCGATGTCGTGCTCTTGATTGTCTTTGTATTGCTGGCATTGGTCTTCTCCTTCGTCTGTTCTATAGCGGAGGCCGTTCTCTTGAGTATCACGCCGTCGTTCATTGAGAGTCTCCGAGAGAAGCAACCAGAACGCGCGGGATTATTAAAACGGCTGCGGCAAGAGAGAATTGACCAATCACTTGCCGCGATCTTGACTTTGAACACGATCGCACACACTGTAGGGGCTGTTGTGGCTGGGGCTCAAGCTACGGTGGTATTTGGAAGTGTCTGGATTGGTTTGTTCTCCGCTGTCATGACGTTAATGATCTTATTTTTTTCTGAAATCATTCCCAAAACGATTGGGGCAGTCTACTGGCCGAAGTTCGTGGGGATAACGGCACTTTTCATACAGGGCCTGATCATATCTCTTTATCCGTTGGTGTGGATTGCTGAAGGACTGACAAGACTGATCGCCCGGGGAAAAGTGGAACATGTTTTCAGCCGTGATGAATTCGTCGCCATGGCGGATGTCGGTGAGCAGACTGGTCAGATTGACGAGCAAGAGTCCCAGTTCATACGAAATCTATTTCAGTTCGGCTCGCTGCAAGTAACAGACATCATGACACCACGTGTTGTAATTTCGGCATTGCCTCAAGATATGATGGTTGCGGAGGCCTTGAAGGATGTCACTGAAGCTCCATTCTCGCGCCTGCCGGTATACGAAACGGATATTGATAACATTACGGGCTTTGTTCTCAAAGATGAGATTCTAATGTCCACGTCCCTGGGACGGGGTGATGTAAAGCTTGATGCACTGAAGCGAAGTGTTCATTTCGTTCCAGAGTTAATGCCATTGTCAATGCTGTTGGAATTTCTTCTCGATCATCGGCAACACATCGCCATTGTCGTTAATGAATATGGAGGAACGTCAGGGTTGGTAACGCTGGAAGATGTGTTGGAGACATTATTGGGCATGGAAATTCAAGATGAAATGGATGATGTTGAAGACATGCGTGTTCTTGCACGGCAACAGTGGAAAAAACGCGCCAAGGCACTTGGCATCAAGGTGGAAATCACAGAAGAAAGCCAGGCCGGAAAGGGTGATCCGGCGAATTAG
- the ftcD gene encoding glutamate formimidoyltransferase → MKIMECVPNFSEGRNGMFLDEMVRLLSDVGGVRVLDAGMDPDHNRSVITFIGTCDSILTGADRLCDRAVELIDMRTHEGVHPRMGAVDVVPFIPLAGAGMEDAVAAAHTFGRGFARRNRIPVYFYGAAALHPRKKELPDVRRCRYEGLEERLKDEQWKPDAGPVRYKPRSGATAVGARKPLIAFNVNLNCDNVVAARQIARDIRESYGGLPCVRAIGIELTSRGIVQVSMNLIDYEVTPPVVVFDHIREQAAQWGIEVLESELIGLAPQKAFEGVSADYLKLVNFGPERILENYLSFSPKSFDSKEK, encoded by the coding sequence AGATCATGGAATGTGTGCCGAATTTCAGTGAAGGCAGGAACGGAATGTTCCTCGACGAGATGGTGCGCCTGCTGTCCGACGTCGGGGGCGTGCGGGTCCTCGACGCCGGCATGGACCCCGACCACAACCGCAGCGTCATCACCTTCATCGGAACCTGTGATTCAATTCTGACGGGTGCCGACCGACTCTGTGACCGGGCTGTCGAACTGATCGACATGAGGACCCATGAAGGCGTGCATCCACGCATGGGCGCCGTCGACGTGGTCCCCTTCATCCCCCTTGCCGGCGCCGGCATGGAGGACGCCGTCGCCGCGGCCCACACCTTCGGCCGCGGCTTCGCCCGCCGTAACAGGATACCCGTTTACTTTTACGGAGCGGCGGCCCTTCACCCCCGGAAAAAGGAACTTCCCGACGTGCGGCGATGCCGGTATGAAGGATTGGAGGAACGGCTGAAGGACGAGCAATGGAAGCCCGACGCGGGCCCGGTGCGGTACAAACCCCGCAGCGGGGCGACAGCCGTCGGCGCCCGGAAACCGCTCATCGCCTTCAATGTCAATCTTAACTGCGATAACGTCGTCGCAGCCAGGCAGATCGCCCGGGACATCAGGGAATCATACGGTGGCCTCCCCTGCGTCAGGGCCATCGGTATCGAGCTTACCAGCAGGGGGATCGTCCAGGTCTCCATGAACCTCATCGATTACGAAGTAACACCGCCCGTGGTGGTCTTCGACCATATCCGCGAACAGGCCGCTCAATGGGGGATCGAGGTCCTCGAATCGGAACTGATCGGCCTGGCACCTCAAAAAGCCTTTGAAGGCGTCTCGGCAGACTATCTGAAACTCGTCAATTTCGGTCCCGAGCGGATACTCGAAAACTACCTCTCCTTTTCCCCCAAATCATTTGACTCGAAGGAGAAATAA